The proteins below come from a single Aegilops tauschii subsp. strangulata cultivar AL8/78 chromosome 6, Aet v6.0, whole genome shotgun sequence genomic window:
- the LOC109745467 gene encoding protein FAR-RED IMPAIRED RESPONSE 1-like, which yields MTFDNENDVREYYTKYAKVKGFGVMRRSSNTDANGQLKYLTLSCTRNGKTQSKSRNMLKPNPSAGLGCKAKINIARGPDGKIYLSTVILDHNHPLSPQKSRLFRCNKRLDFHVKRKLELNDRARIRVNKNFNSFVVAADGHDNLTFGEKDSRNYLEKIRRLKLGSGDAEAVRDYFIKMQSDNPNFFSVMDVDDESRLRNVFWADARSRAVYDSFHDVITFDTTYLMNKYDMPFACFVGVNHHGQSVLLGCALLSNEDTATFVWLFQAWLTCMSNRPPKVVVTDQAKAIQNAVEIVFSDSRYRWCLWHIMKKIPEKLGGYEEYDHIKVDVGKAVYDSLTITEFEVAWLDMLEKYDIGDNEWLKGLYEHRHRWVPTFVKDAFWAGMSTTQRSESMNAFFDGYVNAKTTLKHFVSQYENALRDKVEKENIADFNSFNSTIPSITRFDIEKQFQSIYTNSKFKEFQEELTDIMYCERKLIQKEGAIETHEITEDVLIDEEKGWRKDIVYHVYFNEEEFEIKCSCRHFEFRGILCRHVLCVLTQKKIKEVPQKYILDRWKKM from the coding sequence ATGACCTTTGATAATGAGAATGACGTGCGAGAGTACTACACCAAATATGCTAAAGTGAAAGGCTTTGGTGTGATGAGAAGAAGTTCAAATACTGATGCTAATGGACAACTGAAGTACCTTACACTTTCCTGCACTCGCAATGGTAAGACTCAGTCCAAATCAAGAAATATGTTGAAGCCAAATCCATCAGCCGGGTTAGGATGCAAAGCTAAAATTAATATTGCCCGTGGTCCTGATGGAAAGATTTATCTTTCAACTGTCATTTTGGATCATAACCATCCATTAAGTCCACAAAAATCTCGGTTATTCAGATGCAACAAAAGGTTAGATTTTCATGTCAAGCGAAAGCTTGAGTTGAATGACCGGGCTAGAATTCGAGTAAACAAGAATTTCAATTCTTTTGTTGTGGCAGCAGATGGTCATGACAACCTAACATTTGGTGAGAAAGATTCTCGCAATTATCTAGAGAAAATAagaaggttgaaacttggcagtGGTGATGCTGAAGCGGTTCGTGACTATTTTATCAAAATGCAATCTGACAACCCAAACTTTTTCAGTGTCATGGATGTTGATGATGAATCCCGACTTAGGAATGTATTTTGGGCTGATGCTAGAAGTAGAGCAGTGTATGACTCTTTTCATGATGTCATTACATTTGACACAACATATTTGATGAACAAATATGATATGCCTTTTGCTTGTTTTGTTGGAGTGAATCATCATGGTCAGTCAGTGCTGCTAGGATGTGCTTTATTATCAAATGAAGATACTGCAACATTTGTTTGGTTATTTCAAGCATGGCTCACATGTATGTCAAATCGTCCACCAAAAGTTGTTGTTACTGATCAAGCAAAAGCAATTCAAAATGCCGTGGAAATAGTTTTTTCGGATTCTCGATACAGATGGTGCTTGTGGCACATTATGAAAAAGATACCAGAGAAGTTAGGTGGATATGAGGAATATGATCACATCAAAGTTGATGTTGGCAAGGCAGTTTATGATTCATTAACTATTACAGAATTTGAAGTTGCTTGGCTAGATATGCTTGAGAAGTATGATATTGGTGATAATGAATGGCTTAAAGGGCTTTATGAGCATCGACACCGTTGGGTTCCAACATTTGTGAAAGATGCCTTTTGGGCAGGTATGTCTACTACACAACGTAGTGAAAGTATGAATGCCTTCTTTGATGGCTATGTTAATGCAAAAACTACATTGAAGCATTTTGTTAGCCAATACGAGAATGCTCTTCGTGATAAAGTTGAGAAGGAGAATATTGCTGATTTCAATTCTTTCAATTCAACCATACCTTCTATCACAAGATTTGACATTGAGAAGCAATTTCAATCAATCTATACAAATTctaagttcaaagaatttcaagaAGAGCTAACAGATATTATGTACTGTGAGCGGAAGTTGATACAAAAAGAAGGGGCAATAGAAACGCACGAGATAACCGAGGATGTGCTAATTGACGAAGAAAAAGGATGGAGAAAAGATATTGTGTACCATGTATATTTCAATGAGGAAGAGTTTGAAATTAAGTGTTCATGTCGCCACTTCGAGTTCAGAGGTATTCTCTGTAGGCATGTGTTATGCGTGCTCACTCAGAAGAAAATCAAGGAGGTTCCTCAGAAATACATCCTTGATCGGTGGAAAAAAATGTGA